ACCGCGCCGGCCGGCCCCGGTCGAGGAATCATAACGGATCGTGGCGGCGGCGCCACGTCGCGCTTGCGCCCCGGCGGGCCAGGCCGTAGCATGGCCGACCCTCCGCCGGCCCGCGTTCCCACGTGGCCGGTCCCCCACCTCGTGCCCGCGCCGGCCTCGGCCCCCGCGTCCCGTCGCTCGCCGCCCGGACCTGCCACTCCGGGACGGTCCCGCACGCGTCCATGGTCCCTGGAGTTCGCCACATGGCTGTACCGTCGTCCCCCGTCGTGCGTGCCGTCGCGGCACTGCTGTCCCTTCCCGTGGCGGCCCTCGGGGCGCAGGGCCCGGCGCCGGTCGCCGTACCGGCAGAGGTGACCGAAGCCCAGCTCAGTCCCAGCGTCCAGCTCTACGTCTCCGAGTACAACGCGCGCCGGACGCTGACGACGGCCGACGTCTCCAACCCGAACGGCATCGTCCTCACCAACGCCGCGGGCACGCCGCCGTCGTCGGGGTCGTCCGGCAGCATCAACGATCCGTCGCTGGGCTACAACAACCCGCGCTACTGGGCCAAGGGGGAGGAGTACAGCGGCGTCACGCGCCTCGTGATGACGTACGAGACGCGCGACGTCAACACCGGCGCGGTCGTCGCGACGCCGGCGTTCCTGTGCACGGGCGCGCTGATCAACGGCGGCCACTCGGTGCTCACCGCGGCGCACTGCGTCTACAACGATCCGCCGAGCGCGGGCACCGTCTCGCGGCTGCGCGACGTGCAGGTGATGCTCGGCCAGAGCTTCGGCGGCAACACGACCGCGGAGCCGGGCGCCGGCGCGCCGAACTCGAACCAGGCGTTCGGCTACACGCAGACGGTCGGCGCCCGCAACGTGCAGATCCACCCGGACTACACCGGCTCGGTCATCGACGAGCGCGACATCGCGGTCATCAACCTCAACACTCCGGCGCCCGCGCAGTACCGCTACTACGACCTGTACGGGCCGAGCGCGCTCGGCGCGACGTACAACGTCGTCGGGTGGGGCGGACGCGGCGACGGCGCGACGGGCACGGTCAACATCGGCGGCAGCACGGGCTCGGGGCAGCGCCTGCGCCAGGGGCTGAACAGCTTCAACACGACGTACAGCGACGCGCGCTGGAACCCGGCGTTCCTGGCCGCGGTCGGCCTCACCGCCGCGAACGTGTATCTCGCGGACTTCGACAACGGGCTGGCGACGAACAACGCGCTCTGCCGCCTCACGAACGCGACGTTCGGTGGCGGGCAGCCCGTGTGGCTCGGGGCCGTGGGCGCGCCGGACATGTGCGGGCTGGGCTTCGGCCTCGACGAGGTGCTCACGGCCGGCGGCGACTCGGGTGGGCCGTCGTTCGTGAACGGGCAGATCGCGGGCATCAGCTCGTTCGGCCAGACGTTCGGCGTGGGCGACGTGCGCAGTGGCCTCAACTCGTCGTTCGGTGAGCTGAACGGCATGACGCGCGTCGACATCAACGCGCAGTGGGTCGCGAGCGCCGTCGTCCCCGAGCCGACGACCGTCGTGCTCCTCGGCAGCGGGCTGCTCGCGCTGGGCGCGCTCGCGCGCCGCCGCCGCAACGGCTGACCGACCCGCGGGGGACGGGCCCCCGAATTGCTCCGCCTCGCCGGCCGCGTCGACGACACCCGTCACGACGCGGCCGGCGTCGTATCTTCCGGCGCCGCGCTCCTCCCGCCACCACGCCGCCGTGCCCCGTCGCCACCCCGCACTCCGTCGCGCCGCGCTGCTCGCCGCGCTGCCAGGCGCATTGCTCGCGGCGCCCTCGCTGGCGCCCGCGCAGGTCCTGGAGCCCACGGGCGACACGCCGCCGGTGCTCGGCGCGCGCGACGCGGTGGTCGCGGGCGGCTTCGCGGCGGCCGCGCTGCTGGCGGTGCCGCTCGACCGCGTGCTGGCCGAGCGGCTGCAGCGCCCCGCGGTGCAGGAGAACGGCGCGCTCAAGATCGCCGCGGTGGTCGCCGAGCAGACGACGCAGCCGGGGCTCTACGTGATCCTGCCCGCGGTGTGGGGGATCGGGCGGCTGGTCG
This is a stretch of genomic DNA from Roseisolibacter agri. It encodes these proteins:
- a CDS encoding trypsin-like serine protease — translated: MAVPSSPVVRAVAALLSLPVAALGAQGPAPVAVPAEVTEAQLSPSVQLYVSEYNARRTLTTADVSNPNGIVLTNAAGTPPSSGSSGSINDPSLGYNNPRYWAKGEEYSGVTRLVMTYETRDVNTGAVVATPAFLCTGALINGGHSVLTAAHCVYNDPPSAGTVSRLRDVQVMLGQSFGGNTTAEPGAGAPNSNQAFGYTQTVGARNVQIHPDYTGSVIDERDIAVINLNTPAPAQYRYYDLYGPSALGATYNVVGWGGRGDGATGTVNIGGSTGSGQRLRQGLNSFNTTYSDARWNPAFLAAVGLTAANVYLADFDNGLATNNALCRLTNATFGGGQPVWLGAVGAPDMCGLGFGLDEVLTAGGDSGGPSFVNGQIAGISSFGQTFGVGDVRSGLNSSFGELNGMTRVDINAQWVASAVVPEPTTVVLLGSGLLALGALARRRRNG